A stretch of DNA from Vibrio gallaecicus:
CATTACGTTCCAAATGAACCAAAATAGTAACGAAGCACTTAAAGATGTACGTGTTCGTCAAGCTATCGTTCATGCAATTAACAATGAAGGTATTGTTAAGAAGATCATGAAGGGCTTCGCAACGGCTGCTGGTCAACAAAGTCCAACAGGTTACGCTGGTCATAATGAAGAGCTAGTGCCACGCTACGATCTTAAAGCAGCTAAGAAGCTGATGAAAGAAGCGGGCTATGAGAAAGGCTTTACATTAACAATGGCTGCGCCAAACAACCGTTACGTGAACGATGCGAAAGTAGCACAAGCTTCTGCTTCAATGTTGTCTAAGATTGGTATCAAAGTTGATCTTAAGACGATGCCTAAAGCGCAATACTGGCCTGAATTTGACCTATGTTCTGCTGATATGATGATGATTGGTTGGCACGCAGATACTGAAGATTCAGCGAACTTCAATGAGTTCTTAACAATGACTCGTAACGAAGAAACGGGTCGTGGTCAATACAACTGTTCTGGTTACTCAAATCCAGAAATGGATGCGATTGTAGAAGCATCTAACGTTGAAACTGACCCAGCTAAGCGTGCGAAAATGCTGAAAGGTGTTGAAGCTACACTTTACAACGACGCTGTATTCGTACCGCTACATTGGCAAAGTGAAGCGTGGGGCGCAAAGTCTAACGTAGGTGCTGCAGACGTTGTAAACCCTATGGTTATGCCTTACTTCGGCGACCTAGTTGTAAAATAATCTAGCTTGCTAGAATAGAGAGCCTGTCGGTTCAGGCTCTCTAATTACTTTAATAAGTAAATCATTAAGTTTCGGTATTTAGTCTTCCTTTCAGTCTGGCTAGATACCTTTTTTAAGACTGAAATATTGAATCCAACTATGTTGTTTTGTTGGATTATCATGGATAGAAAAGGGGCAAGGAATGGTTACGTTTCTGGTCAAGCGCCTGTTTCAGGCACTGATAGTGATGTTTGTGATCAGTTTGGTGGCGTTTGCCATTCAGGATAACCTGGGCGACCCGTTACGTGAGTTAGTCGGTCAATCTGTTTCAGAGGCAGAGCGTCAAGCACTGCGTGATGAACTCGGCTTAAATGATCCCTTCGTTACAAAATACACTCGCTTTGTAGGCGCTGCTATACAGGGTGATCTTGGTACTTCGTACTTCTTCAAACGTCCCGCTGTGGATGTAATCTTAGACAAATTAGTCGCAACGCTTGAGCTTGTACTAGGTGCTTCGATTATTATCGTTTGTTTGTCTATTCCTTTAGGTGTTTACTCCGCAATTCACCCTAAAAGCTTTTTTACTAAATTAATCATGGCCGGTAGTAGTGTAGGTATTTCGGTACCAGTATTCTTAACGGCAATTATGTTGATGTATGTATTCTCTATTGAATTAGGCTGGTTACCCTCTTTTGGTCGAGGTGAAACTGCAAACTGGTTTGGTTGGGAATCTGGCTTCTTAACGCTAGATGGCTTAGCGCATCTAGTGCTTCCAAGTATTGCTTTAGCTTCAATCATGCTGCCTTTATTTATTCGTCTTGTACGTTCTGAAATGTTGGAAGTGTTGAGCTCGGAATACATCAAATTCGGCAAGGCAAAAGGCCTAGCGTTAAATAAAATTTATTACCAGCACGCTTTAAAAAATACCATGCTACCTGTATTGACAGTTGGTGGTGTTCAAATTGGTACTATGGTCGCATACACCATTCTTACTGAAACCGTTTTCCAGTGGCCAGGTACTGGCTTCCTTTTCCTTGAAGCAATAAACCGTGTGGATACCCCACTTATCACGGCATACGTTATTTTTGTTGGTCTGATTTTCGTTGTGACTAACACCATTGTTGATTTACTTTACGGCGTAATTAACCCAACAGTGAACATCACAGGGAAAGGAGCATAATCATGGAACAAACATCGACAGTGCCATCTCGCTGGGAGCGATTCAAGCAGTCAGATATTCTGTACTATTTCTTACGTGATAAAGTCGCGATGGTGAGCTTTGCTATTTTTTCCGTCTTTTTGGTGATGGCTTTAGCAGCTCCTCTTGTAGCACCAACGGATCCATATGACGTGACGTCTATTGATATTATGGACTCTGAACTTCCACCGTCGTGGATGGAAGATGGTGAAGAACGTTTTCTTTTAGGCACTGATGAACAAGGTCGTGATATTTTATCGACTATGCTTTATGGCTCTCGTTTATCTCTGACGATTGGTTTCTTAGCGGTAGGCTTACAGTTAACGCTAGGTATTATCATTGGTTTATCTGCGGGTTACTTCGGTGGTCGTATTGATAGCTTCTTGATGCGTTTTGCTGACGTTCAACTTTCATTCTCGACTATGATGGTAGCGATCATTGTTTCTGCCATATTCAAAGCGAGTTTTGGTAGTGATTTTTACGCTCAATATGCAGTTGTCATGCTGGTGGTGATCATAGGTGTGGCAGAATGGCCACAATATGCACGTACTATTCGAGCATCAGTATTAGCTGAAAAGAAAAAAGAGTATGTGGAAGCTGCGCGAGTGATGGGCTTCAAAGCTCCACGAATTATGTTCCGTCATATCTTGCCTAATTGTCTATCGCCTATCTTGGTTATCTCTACGGTACAAGTGGCAAATGCCATTATGTCGGAAGCGGCACTTTCTTTCCTTGGTTTAGGTTTACCTGTTGATCAACCTTCGTTGGGTGCGTTAATCAGTACTGGATTTAACTACATTTTCTCTGGAGCATGGTGGATCACAGCTTTCCCTGGTGTGCTACTGGTAACGTTAGTTCTGGTCATCAACCTACTTGGTGACTGGTTACGTGACGTATTTAACCCTAAAATTTATAAAGGGTGATCAGATCCAATTGATTTTTAATCAAAAAACTCACTAAACTAAGAGTCGTAAGCAATTACGGCTCTTTTTTTGCTTATAAGTTAATAGTACTTATTAGTTTATAGTAAATAGAGTTGTGACGAGAAAATGGAATTCATTTTTTATCGACACTCCATCGATAATAATTTAACTCTTGAAGGTTCAGAGTGATGGGAATAAAGATGACAACTACAGCAGCGATAGAATGTGGGTTTAGAAAACACTATCACTTTGGCGTGTTCGCTTTTGCAATGTTGCTTTCAAGCCAAGCGAACGCAGAGTCTTTTTTATGTGATGCTACTCAAGCAAGTGAAAACCAACTGCCAGTATTAGAACAAGCTTGTCCAATTGGTAAAGGTTTGTGGGGAAGCTCTGAGCCTAAAGGGCATACTCAAAATGACTTATTTTGGGTGCAGTGTGGTTTGTTGGCGAAACCATTATCATTAGAAAAAGCCAAACCTATCTATAAGAATATTTCGACCAATGTATGGATGAAACCTGAAGCAAAAGGTTTTCGCTGTTTAATTGGTCCGTATCAAACCTATTCTGATGCAAAAAAAGAGTTAATGGGTGTTCGTAAAGTTGAAGGTTATGAAGAAGCATTTATCCGAATGGTTGATAAATCCGCTCCTAAAAAATCTCAAGCTCAGCCTAAATCATCAGCAAAGCCTAAGGTAAAAGCACCAGTAGTAACGGCTACAGCTTCTCCTAAAGTGTATACAGACTCGAAAGAGGCAATGAAACCTAAAGTAGAACCTAAAGCTGCCAACTCAGTTGCTTCTATCTCTGCTACACCGACACTTAAGGCCCAAATGCCTAAACAGGGTGATGGAAACATCAATGTTCAAATTCGCCTGCAAACCAATATCTCAGGTAAAACATACTCAGTCCCTTACTTAAACGATAACGAACACCAGTTCTATATGGAGCAAGGTAAGCCGTGGAGCCGTTTAGATTATGATGGTGCTAAATTAGTGTGTTATGAACTGGGAATGGGCCTGGCTACGGAAGAGCAATGGCAGAGGCTACTTGAATCGAAAGTCATGGAAAAAGAAGACTGGCCAATGCATTTACCTTATTGGGGCTTGTTGAAAAAAGGTTTATTTACCAATGGTAATATCACTCAATTGAAAGGTTCATCATTATTGAATGTGCTGTGTGTGAAATAAGCTTTAATCATTTAGTAATTCCTTCAGATAAAAGAAAACCCCGCAATTGCGGGGTTTTTTATAGGTATTACATTATTAAATCAGTTTATTGAACGAATTATTCGTTGTTACCTGTACCTGTCCATTCAATGTTGAACTTAACAGCTTCTAGGTATTCGCCATTGCTGTCTTTTACCTTACCAATAATGCTGTATACGTTGTTAACAGTTAGTGCTGGTAAGTCAAAGTCAACAGACGCATAGTTGACGCCGTTTTCTTCATTTGTGTAGCACTCAATCGCAGAGCCATTGAATTCTTCAGATTTAATTCTACCGATATCTTCACCAGTGAAGTAAAAGCCTGAGAAAAACTCATTAATAGTCGCACAGGTAAAATCATTATTTGGAACATCAAAGGATAAACCTGCATCCATTGCGTTACTGTCATTCGGGTTAGAATTTTCATTCAACGCCAAACCAATAGTACCTAAGTTATACGTTAGATCTTGTTCTGCTGGTAAGTAAGCAGCGAAATAACGTGCATCGGGACCCATTTCAGAAGTCACATTGATACGCTTTTCGATGTCTGCTTTGTTGCTGAAGTATGTGTAACGTTCTGCTGAATCTTCTGTAGCGTCTTTCATGCGGTGAATGATAGTTTTAGCACCGCTAGAAATATCATCAGCGTCTTCAAACACTTCTACTTGGAAGGTTTCAACTAGGTTTTGACCATCTTCTACAAATTCAAATGTTGCAAAAAGCTTACCGTCGATAACGTCATAAGTTGCGTTTTCAGTTTGAGTATCAGCTGCAGAACATGTTGTCTTATTCGCGATGCTTCTTACATTACCTAGAACGATGCCATTTTCAAACTTAATCGAATCACACCAGATGCTTGCGTAGTTTTGCTCGCTTTCACCGTTTGAACTGCCGTGCTCTAGCATGTACCAAGTCTTACCTTCAAGAGGGTGAAGATCAGGTTCTGGTAAGGCACCTTCTGCTACGCTAGGCATTAACATTTCTTGGTAAGCTGCAGCGCCTTCGTTATCAACACCACCAACCATGAACGCTTCTGAAGCGCCGGCTGCTGTTGCTTTTGTAGGTGTACCTGAAACGGTGATGATTGGGTTTGTACCTTCTTGTGGCGATACAGTTAAACCTGGAATTGTCATGTCACCAGTGCGGTAAGAAACAATGTCCCCATCTTTGTCAGTGAATAGGTTTTCAATATTGATGGTTTGCTCGAATGGAACACCCACCTCTAGCTGCCAGTTGTTGATTTCAGCTTGTAAAACGTCATATTCAGTGTAGTCAACAGTAGGGATTGAATTCGCAGCTTCAATTTTAACCTTGAACGTCGCGATCGCAGAGCCAACTACTTCTGGAGTTGAGTTCTTATCTTCTGCCGTTAAAGTCACTGTAAACTCACCAGAAGCACCAATGTAATCTGATGCAACTAGAGTTAATGTGTCGCCATTGAGAGTCACAGCAATACCGCTTTCTGCAGGGATGTTGTGAGTTAGAGTTGGCGTGATTAGAGTCTGGTCTTTATCAACAAATAAGCCTGCAATATCAAGAACGATATTTGATGAGCTACCATTCTCTTCTAGTGTTGGGATTTTACCTTGCTCTGTTTCTAAAACGTTTGCAGTTACAACCAGCTTATTGTTGGTTACAACAACAGGGTCAAGATCTTCACCAGGAGCCGCGTTATCTTCAATAACAGGTTTTAAATCGTTGTTTGCTAGTTCTTCAGGAGTTAGCGTATCAACAATCGCATCGGCTTCTTTTGCAAATTGATCGGACTTTTCTACATAAGTAGCTGGGTTAGCCGCTTTCGATTCCGTTAGGATTTGTGCTGTTTTGTGTAGTTCAGCATTTGCATCAGCACCTGAAACGAAATCTGAGTAAGGGTCGATAGGCGCTTCTTCTGTACCACCTAGAGCAGTGCTAACAATCGCTACCGCTTCTTCTTCAGTAACAGGCACTGCTTCAGTACCTTTAGCCATTTCGATTGCAACTAAATCAGTAATTGGTGAAATAACTTCTGATGAAGTTGGTGCACGGAACACAAGCTCATGAGCCATTGCTTGAGCTGGGTGATCCATATCGATTGTGTATTTACCTGCGTATTTGCTGCTATCGTGATTAACTAGTGCAGTTTGTACTGTGCCACCAGGTGTTAATGTTTGAAGTGCTAGTGCACCTGAAACGTCGCCAGATATCTCAATTTGACCTTGGTCGTTGGTAAGACCGAAAATAACGTCAGAGCCAATGTCTAGAACACCATTGTTGTTTTTATCGTCAAAAACGACCGCTTGATTAAAGTAGCCATCAAAGCCTGTAATGATTACGCCACCTGGAGTTGGAGTGCCTGAACCACCATCAGAACCGCCACCACAACCTGTTAACGCTAAAGCCACTGACGCTGTTAATAAACTAACCTTTTTCATGAGATACCTTTATTTGAGTTTATAAACTCATTGTTATTTTGAGTTAACATCCATTTATCTTGGCGATGTTTTAACAGGTGAATTTAATAAATTCAATGCACGTAAAATCACAAAAAAACCGTAAAATTTAATTGAATTTTATTTCCATCTATCACCTTCAGTTGAGGTTTTCTTTTCATTACTATTCCGCCCATCAATGAAAGGTTAGGGATGTAAAATGAAAAAGTGGATATGCCTAGGTTTAATGCCAATGGCGGTTTTGGCTCAGGATGATGATCGTTTAAATAGCAGCCAAACGGATAGCAGTAAAGATAGTTACGGGTACTCTTACTTTACTGTAGGAATTGAGAACGTCACATACCAAGAATACTTTGGTGGATTAACGTCTGAAGTGACGGTGACCAACCCTGTTCTTAATACTGGCGGTCTGTATTACATTAATGATAAGTATGACTTTTCTATTGATGCGCTAGCCTCTTTTTCTCCTCAAAATGGTACTGAAGATTGGACTAACAATGGTAGCGTTATTCAAAACAATCAGCTGGAATATTTAAAAACAGCCACCAATATACAGCTGCATTATAAGGTGAATGATCGCTGGAGAATCATTGGTGGGCCTTCTCTTACGTATCAAACCTTCACTCGCTACGGTGTGAAAAACCATACTGCGGACGGCAATAAGTTTTTTTATGGAACTTGGGAAGAAACCTCAACCGATATCTTTCTTGATGTAGGTATCGCCTATGATGACGGCACTCTATACCGAGATGACAAATGGCATGTGAGTGGCAAAGCGACAGTCGGCTTACCCGTTTGGAGTGTGACCAGCAATACGCAATTCCCAGATACGGATTTTTATGACTTTGGCTTTAGAACTGCACTAGAAGGGACGGTCAGTTATGAAGTGGCACCTGGCTTTCATTTAGGTTGGTATGCGATGCTTGGTTATGAAAAGCGCTTTGAATCAGATCCGGAGACTGTGACAACCAGTTACTGTAATACTATGGTTGATGGTAAGTGTACGGAAATGATTACCGAAAATAAAAAAGCGACTCTGCCTGAAGCCGATACTTATACTTTCAGTACAGGCTTGCAGGCGTTGTGGAGTTTCTAAGATAAAGGGTCAAGGATTAAGGGGTGACATACTTAACGTTCATCTTAATTTCTTCAACTTTATGAGTAAACTCGGCTCTAGGGCGGAGAATAATACTGAATATTTCTCCGTCTTTAAACTCGTGATAGTTTAAGAAGTCGACGTCGAAAAATGAGTACCATTTTTGCCATTGAGGGACAAAAACCTCCGCACATTCTATTGGCTCATTCTGTTCTCCAGTCGTTTGACCAATAATGTCACCGTAAACACCTTGCCCTGCCACAGATATATAATTAAAGCCGGTAAGCAAATCATTACATGTAACGTTAATTTGTTTTGATTGGATGTTTAAATCACCATCCATTATATCAGGGTTGCTAGGATTAGATTGTTGGTAGTTACTGAGGTGCATACCAATAACGCCAAGGTAATAGCGCCCATTTGTCGCTAAGTACATGTAGTCATGGGGTGTCATTTGCAAACTGTGCTGCCCAGTTATAGTGTTAATGCGTTGCTCTATCTGTGTTCGGCTGGATCCTAAAGTGTAAGTTTCATAATGCTTACCAGTGAGAACACTGGCGACATAAGCGGTCGAGTACTTAGGTGAGTCAGGATATTCCTCAAGAATTCGCCATGTCATGTCGGAATCAAAAGGAGACAGACTGCTAGTGGCGATTAAATCACCTTCGCTGACATGGTAGTTACCGATTAAACGTAGATCATTTTCTTGTGGGCAAGTCGTTAATGTTTTTGAGGCGGCGAAAAACACCTCGTCATTGATAAACTTAAACGCTTCACAGTAAACCACTTCGTAATTGTAATTCTTCCCCGCTAAATTATTGGTCGTTTCTAGGCGAAACCAAGTGTGACCAATTAGTGGGTGTGAAGTGTCTTCTTCTAAGCCGGAATAAACGAAAGGTAATTGAAAGGTTACAGATACCCATGCATCTTCTTCTGATCCATGGTGGCTGTCTTTTGCTCGTATAATAATTTGAGTTGGCGGTTTTCCAGCTTTTGGTGTGCCTTGTATTTGAAGGTTCCCAGAGCTTCCCGATACAGAGAATGAAGGGTGATTGATTGTCATTTGAGTGGTGAGCAAATCACCATCAGGATCTTCAAATAACCCCGAAATATCCAAAGAGTAATTAACTGGCGAGCTTTCAGTGAACACCCATTGGTTTATTTCATTTTGAATGCTTTGTTGCGTCGCTAGGTTAATTTCAGGTTTGCGATTTTTATCTTTTAGCTGAGTTGGGTCATCGGTTTTGATGACCAATGTTTCCCCTGAGCCAGAAAAGCTAAGGGGCTCAGTTGTTTCTTGCTTTTGTTTGATAGGAGAAGAGGAAATATTATTAGTGTTTTGCGCTTCTTTATCATTATCTTTTACTAATGTTTCAGGCTCATTCTGCTTTGGTGAGTGAAACTTAGTCGTTGAACCGTTGTGAGAGTATTCACCGGCATTTGATGGTTCTGTATTCACAGTATCGGTGAATGGCACCTCATTACTTTCTTTCGATGATAGAAAAGAAGGTAAGCTGATAAGAACCGCACACCCAGCCACAATGACAAAGCCTATTCTCTTTTTCATTCGTTATACCAGTTTGCTTTGAAGCCAGCTTCGAGAAAACTTAAGGTCTTTTTCGATTAGGCTATCGCTGCATTCCAGTAATTGGCTGATTTCTTGATTACGCATCCCCATTAAGTATTTGAGCTTTAATGCTTGAGACTGGCGAGGGTAGCGCAGGCTGAAGCTATCAAGAGCCTTATCCATGATGACAAATTGCTCAAACCTGTCGTCGTTATCAGCGTTGACCAAGGTAAGTTGTTGTCTTTTTTGAGCCTGAAGGTGGCGAGCATTATCGATTAAGATCTGTCTCATGACTTTGGCGGCCATTAAAAAGAAATCTCTTTTATTGCTAATCGACTGTAAGTTGGATGACGACATTTTAAGGTAAGCATCATGTATGAGTGCTGTCGTACTGTTCATACTGTCGTTTAATACTTGGTTATCATCCCCGTATTTTTGTGCGTTTCTAACACGTTCTTCGAGAGCAATATGGCGAAGCTGAAGGTAAGCGAATTTATACAGTTCAGTTTCTGCACTTTTGTTACCTGATTGCCATTCATTTATGATTTGAGTGAGATCTGCCGTTGCTGTAGCCATTAGATATTCGACCCTACTTTGTGGAATTCGGAAACTGACAATGTGTCGACTTTATGGGAGCCATCGCCGTTTAGCGAGATAGATTGACGGAATCGATACAAGATCCCTTCGTCCCACTCTTTTCCTGCTGGAAGATATTCCCAAGTCGTAAAATGTTGATTGGGTACTGAGTCATACCAACGAACTTGAGTGTTTAATTGCGCTAAAGATGCCGTGTTTTCTGGGTTATTTAACCACCACATATCACCGTATTGTTGAGTGACATCAGTGATATAGTGTGCAGCATTTGTAGAGCAGCTATCCTCAATTATTTCTGCCTGCAAGATGGTTTTGTTATTAATGTATAAGCATTGCTGAACCATATCAGTTTGCTCATATATGGTGTGTTGCCAGAACCCTTGGTAAGGAATAGTGTCACCCTTGCCTGATGCTGGGTAGGTGAACCAGATCATTTCGCGTTTATTGGAATGCCTAATGTGTTCATTTTTTCCCAACCCTTGTATTTTCTCCATCAACAGTTGAGTAGTTGGATCAAAATCTAGCGCAACGGTTCTATACTTCCAGTCGCCTTCGTCGTCATAATCTTCAATGGCGAAGCCACTGAGATCATTACGAGTACAACCTTTTGCCGCGCACCCGATCAGACCACTCCAGCCTTCGGTATTCTCTATCGGCTCTCTTATTATCTCACTTATTAGCTTGCCCGGGACAAGGTTGCACCCTTTAAAATAATCGCCAATGCTCGGGTACTGAATGAGTTCATCGTCTGTTACTTTGTAATCAGTACTGCCGATTGGACCATGATATTTTGGGTTGTTTGCATGGGCTAAATCATACATACAAGTTCTGCCCGCCCAATCTTTTTTCATGATGATGATATTGCTCATCTTGATGTTTTTAGGCGAAAAGATGACTTCATCTGAAGTGAAATTTTTCTTTATGTACTGCTGGCTTTGGTTTAAATGTTCGGTGGCCTCTTTGGTTGATACTAGCTCTAACCCAAGAGAATACCCAATACTGTCTAAATAACTGATATCAATGCTTTTTAATTTTTTTTGAAATTCAACATCAGATAAAATTTTACTAGCAAGTACAATCTCCTCACGGTTCTCGGGTGTGCTATCTAGCGACAACAAGAGCCGAGTCATATTAATGCTGCGACTTGGCTTAGTGGACGAAAGGGTCGGGGTAATGACTTGTTGAGCGGATAACGTTGTTAAAAGGTAGCCCGAGTTATCATTGCCGATGAAGAAACTGATGATGTCACCGGGGTTGTACTCAAAGGCTCCTTTATTAGTGGTACCTGATAAATTAGAGCTAG
This window harbors:
- a CDS encoding ABC transporter permease, translated to MVTFLVKRLFQALIVMFVISLVAFAIQDNLGDPLRELVGQSVSEAERQALRDELGLNDPFVTKYTRFVGAAIQGDLGTSYFFKRPAVDVILDKLVATLELVLGASIIIVCLSIPLGVYSAIHPKSFFTKLIMAGSSVGISVPVFLTAIMLMYVFSIELGWLPSFGRGETANWFGWESGFLTLDGLAHLVLPSIALASIMLPLFIRLVRSEMLEVLSSEYIKFGKAKGLALNKIYYQHALKNTMLPVLTVGGVQIGTMVAYTILTETVFQWPGTGFLFLEAINRVDTPLITAYVIFVGLIFVVTNTIVDLLYGVINPTVNITGKGA
- a CDS encoding ABC transporter permease, producing the protein MEQTSTVPSRWERFKQSDILYYFLRDKVAMVSFAIFSVFLVMALAAPLVAPTDPYDVTSIDIMDSELPPSWMEDGEERFLLGTDEQGRDILSTMLYGSRLSLTIGFLAVGLQLTLGIIIGLSAGYFGGRIDSFLMRFADVQLSFSTMMVAIIVSAIFKASFGSDFYAQYAVVMLVVIIGVAEWPQYARTIRASVLAEKKKEYVEAARVMGFKAPRIMFRHILPNCLSPILVISTVQVANAIMSEAALSFLGLGLPVDQPSLGALISTGFNYIFSGAWWITAFPGVLLVTLVLVINLLGDWLRDVFNPKIYKG
- a CDS encoding SPOR domain-containing protein, whose protein sequence is MKMTTTAAIECGFRKHYHFGVFAFAMLLSSQANAESFLCDATQASENQLPVLEQACPIGKGLWGSSEPKGHTQNDLFWVQCGLLAKPLSLEKAKPIYKNISTNVWMKPEAKGFRCLIGPYQTYSDAKKELMGVRKVEGYEEAFIRMVDKSAPKKSQAQPKSSAKPKVKAPVVTATASPKVYTDSKEAMKPKVEPKAANSVASISATPTLKAQMPKQGDGNINVQIRLQTNISGKTYSVPYLNDNEHQFYMEQGKPWSRLDYDGAKLVCYELGMGLATEEQWQRLLESKVMEKEDWPMHLPYWGLLKKGLFTNGNITQLKGSSLLNVLCVK
- a CDS encoding PorT family protein — its product is MKKWICLGLMPMAVLAQDDDRLNSSQTDSSKDSYGYSYFTVGIENVTYQEYFGGLTSEVTVTNPVLNTGGLYYINDKYDFSIDALASFSPQNGTEDWTNNGSVIQNNQLEYLKTATNIQLHYKVNDRWRIIGGPSLTYQTFTRYGVKNHTADGNKFFYGTWEETSTDIFLDVGIAYDDGTLYRDDKWHVSGKATVGLPVWSVTSNTQFPDTDFYDFGFRTALEGTVSYEVAPGFHLGWYAMLGYEKRFESDPETVTTSYCNTMVDGKCTEMITENKKATLPEADTYTFSTGLQALWSF
- a CDS encoding ECF-type sigma factor; translation: MATATADLTQIINEWQSGNKSAETELYKFAYLQLRHIALEERVRNAQKYGDDNQVLNDSMNSTTALIHDAYLKMSSSNLQSISNKRDFFLMAAKVMRQILIDNARHLQAQKRQQLTLVNADNDDRFEQFVIMDKALDSFSLRYPRQSQALKLKYLMGMRNQEISQLLECSDSLIEKDLKFSRSWLQSKLV
- a CDS encoding chromosome partitioning protein ParA, translating into MKAFYLLAALSCFSSFVVSAQPETQTGYFIDSPVSGLYYETSSNLSGTTNKGAFEYNPGDIISFFIGNDNSGYLLTTLSAQQVITPTLSSTKPSRSINMTRLLLSLDSTPENREEIVLASKILSDVEFQKKLKSIDISYLDSIGYSLGLELVSTKEATEHLNQSQQYIKKNFTSDEVIFSPKNIKMSNIIIMKKDWAGRTCMYDLAHANNPKYHGPIGSTDYKVTDDELIQYPSIGDYFKGCNLVPGKLISEIIREPIENTEGWSGLIGCAAKGCTRNDLSGFAIEDYDDEGDWKYRTVALDFDPTTQLLMEKIQGLGKNEHIRHSNKREMIWFTYPASGKGDTIPYQGFWQHTIYEQTDMVQQCLYINNKTILQAEIIEDSCSTNAAHYITDVTQQYGDMWWLNNPENTASLAQLNTQVRWYDSVPNQHFTTWEYLPAGKEWDEGILYRFRQSISLNGDGSHKVDTLSVSEFHKVGSNI